A portion of the Pagrus major chromosome 8, Pma_NU_1.0 genome contains these proteins:
- the LOC141001007 gene encoding uncharacterized protein yields the protein MSDKLRTLPPWMAKRGGKVKEEPLKRRRKPKTARAAFYLMNEKELVEAAVSFLTDASCDDLPGRKVEDEAADTTVKRKENPAASKTTEEPVAEPLEESSSDSGDAQDATCISETDLDITEVETLPYTRSLQHRGPEGQRSGPVQDHGNLMKVELEAEKKQEHSQLPADAAEEDDALRLVREIFFT from the exons ATGTCAGACAAGCTCCGCACGCTGCCGCCATGGATGGCGAAACGGGGAGGGAAAGTGAAGGAGGAGCcgctgaagaggaggagaaaaccGAAAACTGCGAG GGCTGCTTTCTACTTAATGAACGAGAAGGAGCTGGTGGAAGCGGCTGTGTCATTTCTTACCGACGCTTCCTGCGATGACCTGCCGGGCCGGAAG GTTGAAGACGAGGCAGCAGACACCACtgtgaagaggaaagaaaacccAGCCGCCTCAAAGACGACAGAAGAGCCAGTGGCAGAGCCTTTAGAGGAGTCGTCCTCGGATAGCGGTGATGCCCAGGATGCGACATGCATCTCCGAAACAGACTTGGACATCACAGAGGTGGAAACATTGCCGTACACTAGGAGCCTACAGCATCGGGGGCctgagggtcagaggtcaggacCGGTTCAAGATCATGGCAATCTCATGAAAGTTGAACTGGAGGCTGAGAAAAAACAGGAGCACTCGCAGCTGCCAGCAGATGCAGCGGAGGAGGATGATGCCTTACGGCTTGTGCGAGAAATCTTCTTCACCTGa
- the LOC141001006 gene encoding uncharacterized protein — protein MGNRFSRKRDVPANGTEAAAPEAAAPEQKTAEEPAATEPAQDSGIVQTQEAVTTENIVVGELVTPVASLPTEECTSECKEAPAAPAPLSDPEPEPVAKETPAPVQPEPAVPVSEPSPPTPEPEPEPEPVAEPQLAPEPEPVAEPQLAPEPAPEPIPEPEPEVEAVPEPIPESVPAPPEDLEAQTDMLTQVCFPEPEISSPALIYLGIPDATPELIITDPSPAPVPALFDADEPSDIPVTEECHANVEVCTLEPEEPEETEESVEKLMEVEAAENLEQLVNDVNEESVTELLQNLELKGNDLVADLIPTDVKIPDGTPFIDMTPATELM, from the coding sequence ATGGGAAACAGGTTCAGCAGAAAGCGGGACGTCCCGGCCAACGGCACCGAAGCTGCTGCCCCTGAAGCTGCTGCCCCCGAGCAGAAGACTGCAGAGGAGCCAGCAGCTACAGAACCAGCACAAGACTCTGGGATAGTGCAGACTCAGGAGGCTGTTACGACGGAGAATATAGTGGTGGGGGAGCTGGTGACACCAGTGGCGTCTTTACCTACTGAAGAGTGTACATCAGAGTGCAAAGAGGCTCCTGCTGCCCCAGCCCCGCTAAGTGATCCAGAACCAGAGCCAGTGGCAAAGGAAACCCCAGCTCCAGTCCAACCCGAGCCTGCAGTCCCAGTCAGTGAACCATCACCTCCTACACCTGAGCCAGAACCAGAGCCAGAACCTGTTGCTGAACCTCAACTGGCTCCAGAGCCAGAACCTGTTGCTGAACCTCAACTGGCTCCAGAGCCAGCTCCAGAGCCTATTCCTGAACCAGAGCCAGAAGTTGAGGCAGTCCCTGAGCCCATCCCTGAGTCAGTGCCAGCCCCACCTGAGGATCTGGAGGCGCAGACTGACATGCTTACCCAAGTGTGTTTCCCTGAGCCAGAGATTTCTTCACCAGCTTTGATCTACCTGGGAATCCCTGACGCAACTCCCGAACTTATTATCACTGATCCCTCCCCAGCTCCCGTTCCTGCCCTATTCGATGCAGACGAGCCCTCAGACATCCCGGTGACTGAGGAGTGCCATGCCAATGTTGAGGTTTGTACGCTTGAGCCCGAAGAGcctgaagaaacagaagaatcTGTGGAGAAGctgatggaggtggaggctgccgAGAATCTGGAGCAGCTCGTGAATGACGTCAACGAGGAAAGCGTTACCGAACTCCTACAGAACTTGGAGCTGAAAGGAAATGACCTTGTCGCCGACCTCATTCCAACTGATGTCAAGATCCCCGACGGCACTCCCttcattgacatgactcctgcaACTGAGCTGATGTGA